In the Trichoderma atroviride chromosome 4, complete sequence genome, AACGAACTGCGATCAGGCTCCGCTGCCTATTGCCCCTCCTCAGGGCCTCATCATGCTGGTTGGAGATCCAAACCGACGGTGCGTAGTTGACTCGAGAACTCTATTCTTTGCCCACCCCAGTTCTAACATTTTGACAGCACTTTCAATGCCTCGAGCTTCGAAGACCAGGCCATCTCGCACGTCTGCCTCGACGCCAACCCTGTGCCTGACTCCAACACCTTCCCCTCCAAGCAATGCGAGCGCATGCGTTCTGAGACATTCTTCCCGTCTTGCTGGGACGGCGTCAACTTGGACAGCACCACCCACAAGTCTCACGTATGTAACCTTTTATTCCCGTCATGGGGGTTCCCAGTCTTAAGATATGTGTCATGCTAATAAAACAACAGGTTGCTTTCCCAGCCATTGGTGCCTACAACACGGGTGTCTGCCCCCAGTCCCACCCCAAGGCCATTCTCTCGGTCTTCTACGAGTTCTTCTATGACACTGGCTCAATCCAGAACTACAACCGCCTTGTCTACGCCGACGGTGATGCCACCGGCTACAGTCTCCACGCAGACTACCTCCAGGGCTGGAAGGACCAGAATGCTCTCAACAACGCCATCGCCACCTGCACTGGCCCCAACGGTGTCAACGACCCGGGATGCAGCTTGAACGTCGGACCCAACGGCACTCCTGGTTCTTCTGGGCCCCAGAAGCTCCAGACCGCTGCTCCTACCGAGAACATTGGACTTAGTGGCCCAATTGCTGCCCTTCCCGGCAACAACCCTATCCACTAAATGTGTTGGGATGCCGAAATCATTGCAACTTCGAGTCAGCCGAGAAGACAGCGACAAAAGACAATCGATCGAAGCGTAGCTCTAGCCATCAAGCTTTATCGGAAAGCAGTGAGAAAGGGTCTGTAGTTTGAGGGAAAATGTTATTGAATGGACGAATGATGATAAGGAATGATACGGATTCACCAGTGGCTTCGCTTTCACCATTACTCTGATTTGGACAGAGCGACTCCGATCAGGGTGTAAATCATGCACATAGTTAGGTTACTACATACGCAATAAAGAACGATGTACATAACAAGATGGTTGTGCACTTGTGTCGGTCGTTTCAGAAGTACTAACAATAATTGACTCATACTGTTGTTATAATACGAAAGCAGCTGAACGTATTCACGAGTGAAGGGAATTGAGAAGAAATATGAAAGtgtaaagaaagaaatatcGAGAGCTTTTCATTCGTGTCTGACTGAATACAAAATTGGCTTATTAACAATAACACGGAACTACCTATGTTTGGACTTCGTACCTCGCTCAACAAGAGATGGGCGAATCTCCGATGAAcgccaaaacaaaaagtcaaaaagtAAACCTCAGGTGCTTATGGACGAACGGGGAATCGAACCCCGGACCTTTCCCATGcgttgaagcagctgaaagctGCTTGATGCTAAGGGAAAATTATACCACTAAACCATCCGCCCATTTGAGCCTTCTGATTGGCTGGTGAAGCTCGGAAAATATTCTCTTCATGAATGTTTAGATGCCGGTGAGTGCTGAAGATATAGACGGCTCTGTTACCCTAAAACAAAAAATAGTAGGGATAGTAGGGATAGTAGGGATAGTAGGGATTGTAGGGATAGTAGGGATAGTAGGGATAGTAGCAGAATAAAGTAAATAGCCGGACTAAACAGTGATAAATTCTGTTGTATGTTGATTGATAAGTTTACATATCTGGTTGTTATTTACTCCGGTAGCAGTTACTGAGATTCAGAGATTTAAGTCAACCTTTAGGCATAAAATAACCATTCAATTAAGATATCTTGGTAATGAGCTTGAAAGCTATCCTGACAACGTTTAT is a window encoding:
- a CDS encoding uncharacterized protein (EggNog:ENOG41~SECRETED:SignalP(1-19)), giving the protein MTLKQSALAALAAAAGAQAQLFTVNCAPLTQFRGDPIVSPGEISSHVHAVVGGTAFSLSTTPAQARAASATTCDKILDQSNYWQPQVYHQRTDGQFELVTFQGSAAYYIQRACDYAPGRTNCDQAPLPIAPPQGLIMLVGDPNRRTFNASSFEDQAISHVCLDANPVPDSNTFPSKQCERMRSETFFPSCWDGVNLDSTTHKSHVAFPAIGAYNTGVCPQSHPKAILSVFYEFFYDTGSIQNYNRLVYADGDATGYSLHADYLQGWKDQNALNNAIATCTGPNGVNDPGCSLNVGPNGTPGSSGPQKLQTAAPTENIGLSGPIAALPGNNPIH